The Cellulomonas sp. S1-8 genome has a window encoding:
- a CDS encoding riboflavin synthase: MFTGIVEEMGTVVALVRGDGEGADARLRVRGPLVTSDAHLGDSIAVSGVCLTVAELPGDGTFVADVMPETLRASALGDLAPGGAVNLERALAVGGRYGGHVVQGHVDGVGVVRSRRPGPRWDDVEVGLDPSLARYVAQKGSITVSGVSLTVTHVGDDVFGVSLIPTTLQVTTLGSLAPGARVNLEVDVLAKYTERLLATSGVTR; the protein is encoded by the coding sequence ATGTTCACCGGCATCGTCGAGGAGATGGGGACGGTCGTCGCGCTCGTGCGGGGCGACGGGGAGGGGGCGGACGCGCGCCTGCGGGTCCGTGGCCCGCTCGTCACCTCGGACGCGCACCTGGGCGACTCGATCGCCGTGAGCGGGGTGTGCCTGACGGTGGCGGAGCTGCCGGGCGACGGGACGTTCGTCGCCGACGTCATGCCGGAGACCCTGCGGGCGTCGGCGCTGGGCGACCTGGCCCCGGGGGGTGCGGTGAACCTGGAGCGGGCCCTGGCGGTCGGCGGCCGGTACGGGGGGCACGTGGTGCAGGGGCACGTCGACGGTGTCGGGGTGGTGCGCTCGCGCCGTCCGGGACCGCGGTGGGACGACGTCGAGGTCGGGCTCGACCCGTCGCTCGCGCGGTACGTCGCGCAGAAGGGGTCGATCACGGTGTCCGGGGTGTCGCTGACGGTGACGCACGTCGGCGACGACGTGTTCGGTGTCTCCCTGATCCCCACGACGTTGCAGGTCACGACGCTGGGTTCGCTCGCACCGGGCGCGCGCGTCAACCTCGAGGTCGACGTCCTGGCGAAGTACACCGAACGCCTGCTGGCGACGTCAGGAGTGACGCGATGA